One genomic region from Rothia dentocariosa ATCC 17931 encodes:
- a CDS encoding iron-siderophore ABC transporter substrate-binding protein yields the protein MSFEHPASLAQFMVNRRNFLGMALASGTAFTLAACSQESTTSDSSESPESETRVVKNVDEEEITVPTKPQRVVVLSEPTLDAVLALGVKPVGAISGRGQQTVPNYLKDKVGDDVTLVGSVSEVNYDKVASLTPDLILADSTGVDKRSEAYKTLQDIAPVVYTGYAGGDWTINFERVADALNLVDQGKKVEEDYEKLTEQLKKELEPLYGDKTFSIVRWAGNGPALILKELPAGQVLSDLGLQRPPAQDREGQGHSEPVSLENLSDIDADYMFIGTLGGASQKNPNVQGDASANGASEVLKKAEATSGFTNLKAYQNEHIITVEGSKWTSTGGPLLMNGIVADVRSKLLENQNNNQGQ from the coding sequence ATGTCTTTTGAACACCCAGCGTCACTAGCTCAATTCATGGTAAATCGCCGTAACTTTCTAGGTATGGCGCTTGCCTCGGGCACTGCATTTACACTTGCAGCATGCAGCCAGGAATCTACGACTTCTGACTCTTCGGAATCTCCCGAAAGTGAGACTCGCGTCGTTAAGAATGTAGATGAGGAAGAAATTACGGTACCTACTAAACCGCAGCGCGTTGTAGTTCTCTCAGAACCTACTTTGGACGCGGTACTCGCACTTGGTGTTAAGCCTGTAGGCGCTATTTCTGGTCGCGGTCAGCAGACTGTGCCTAACTACCTCAAAGATAAGGTAGGAGACGACGTTACACTTGTCGGTTCTGTGTCTGAGGTTAACTACGATAAGGTTGCCTCCCTCACGCCCGACCTTATTCTGGCTGATTCCACAGGCGTGGATAAACGTTCAGAGGCATACAAGACTCTGCAGGATATTGCTCCCGTGGTGTATACCGGATACGCTGGCGGTGATTGGACCATCAACTTTGAGAGGGTAGCGGATGCTCTTAACCTGGTAGACCAGGGTAAGAAGGTTGAGGAAGACTACGAAAAACTTACTGAGCAGCTCAAGAAGGAGCTAGAACCTCTGTACGGTGATAAGACCTTCTCGATCGTGCGTTGGGCAGGTAACGGCCCCGCACTGATCTTGAAGGAACTCCCTGCCGGTCAGGTGCTTTCAGATTTGGGGCTGCAGCGTCCCCCGGCACAGGATCGTGAAGGGCAGGGTCACTCAGAGCCGGTCTCTTTGGAGAACCTCTCGGATATTGACGCAGACTACATGTTTATCGGTACTTTGGGTGGCGCAAGCCAGAAGAACCCGAATGTTCAAGGTGATGCTAGCGCCAATGGTGCATCAGAAGTTTTGAAGAAGGCAGAGGCCACATCTGGCTTCACGAATTTGAAAGCCTACCAGAACGAACATATTATTACGGTTGAGGGTTCTAAATGGACCTCAACCGGTGGTCCCCTGTTGATGAACGGTATTGTTGCGGATGTTCGCAGCAAACTACTCGAAAATCAAAACAATAATCAGGGACAGTAG
- the fmt gene encoding methionyl-tRNA formyltransferase — protein sequence MTLKILYAGTPEIAVHPLDALVQSPRVQVVGVLTREDAPVGRKRILTPSPVAQRAEELGLPIVKANRWLPETQQQIAPLGAEAAAVVAYGTILPQHALDMLPYGWVNLHFSKLPAWRGAAPVQRALMAGENEIFSNTFLLEAGLDTGAVFEEESTLVTEDDTAGSILTRLAQSGGELLANTFVRLEAGEPGTAQREDKSVSYAAKVTNADARIDFTQSAHKILAQVRAVTPEPGAWCEFSGNRLKIGGVRLSDQAGTLAPGQLELRGKKLYVGTADGALELVRVQPAGKKMMDALAWARGLGSNLAEGKVMLS from the coding sequence ATGACCCTCAAAATTCTCTACGCGGGAACCCCCGAGATCGCTGTGCACCCTCTCGATGCGCTTGTCCAGTCCCCGCGGGTTCAGGTGGTTGGAGTGCTCACGCGTGAGGACGCGCCGGTAGGTCGAAAACGCATCCTGACCCCCTCGCCCGTAGCACAACGCGCTGAAGAGCTCGGGCTGCCTATCGTTAAAGCGAACCGGTGGTTGCCGGAGACCCAACAGCAGATAGCCCCTCTGGGAGCCGAAGCTGCTGCCGTGGTCGCATATGGCACAATTCTGCCGCAACATGCGCTCGATATGCTTCCTTACGGCTGGGTTAATCTGCACTTTTCGAAGCTGCCCGCGTGGCGAGGGGCCGCACCCGTACAGCGTGCTCTCATGGCGGGAGAAAACGAGATTTTCTCGAATACCTTCCTTCTAGAAGCCGGGTTGGATACTGGCGCGGTCTTCGAAGAAGAATCCACGCTGGTGACGGAAGACGATACTGCCGGGAGCATTCTCACACGTCTAGCGCAAAGCGGGGGAGAGCTGTTGGCGAATACCTTTGTACGGCTTGAGGCAGGTGAGCCCGGAACCGCGCAGCGCGAGGACAAATCCGTCAGTTACGCGGCAAAGGTGACCAACGCCGATGCGCGCATAGATTTCACCCAAAGCGCCCACAAAATTCTTGCTCAAGTTCGCGCAGTAACCCCGGAACCTGGCGCCTGGTGTGAATTTTCGGGGAACCGACTTAAGATCGGCGGTGTGCGTCTGAGCGATCAGGCCGGTACCTTGGCTCCTGGACAGCTTGAACTTCGTGGTAAAAAACTCTATGTGGGTACGGCGGACGGCGCTTTAGAACTGGTACGTGTACAACCTGCTGGTAAAAAAATGATGGACGCGCTCGCCTGGGCACGCGGTCTCGGTAGCAACCTCGCCGAAGGAAAGGTAATGCTCTCATGA
- a CDS encoding fumarylacetoacetate hydrolase family protein, with the protein MRIARFTVDNDLHYGVVEGGDGSEVLHVLAGDPFYSGVETTSKTYQLEDVRLLAPIIPRSKVIGALANWAGTPAPAAPQFFIKPNTTVVGPGDPVTLPEYSEAVSVEGELAVIIGRIAKSVPLERVHEVVFGYTVANDLTARDVMETDTQWTRAKSFDGSTPLGPWIETELDTDSLNITSWVDGDVVQEGNTSDMHYSVAELVSAASEIFTLLPGDIILTGTPAGISVLRDGHEVEVEVEGIGALVTRIRS; encoded by the coding sequence ATGCGTATTGCACGATTTACCGTAGATAACGATCTTCATTATGGTGTGGTTGAAGGAGGGGACGGCAGCGAAGTTTTGCATGTTCTCGCGGGCGATCCGTTTTACTCCGGTGTTGAAACCACCTCGAAGACTTATCAGCTTGAGGATGTTCGCTTGCTTGCCCCCATCATTCCACGCTCCAAGGTGATTGGTGCTCTTGCTAATTGGGCGGGTACTCCGGCTCCTGCCGCCCCGCAGTTCTTCATCAAGCCAAATACGACGGTGGTCGGCCCTGGTGATCCAGTGACTCTCCCCGAGTATTCCGAAGCGGTCAGCGTTGAAGGCGAACTGGCGGTTATCATCGGTCGTATTGCAAAGTCGGTTCCGCTGGAACGTGTGCATGAGGTTGTTTTTGGATACACTGTAGCCAACGATCTGACGGCACGTGACGTGATGGAGACGGACACACAGTGGACTCGTGCGAAAAGCTTTGACGGCTCAACCCCACTGGGGCCCTGGATCGAAACGGAGCTTGATACCGACTCGCTGAATATCACGAGCTGGGTTGATGGTGACGTGGTGCAGGAAGGCAACACCTCTGATATGCACTACTCGGTGGCGGAGCTCGTGTCCGCAGCATCCGAGATCTTTACCCTTCTTCCCGGAGATATTATCTTGACCGGAACCCCGGCGGGTATCAGCGTCCTTCGTGATGGTCATGAGGTCGAGGTTGAGGTCGAAGGCATTGGGGCCCTGGTAACCCGCATCCGCAGTTAG
- the rpe gene encoding ribulose-phosphate 3-epimerase yields the protein MSVAINPSILSADFANLQHELERISTADAAHIDVMDNHFVPNLTWGPPVVKRLREVSPVPFDVHLMIDDPDRWAPQYADVGSESVTFHAEAATAPIKLARTLRESGAKAGLALRPATAVEPYLDLLTEIDMLLIMTVEPGFGGQKFLDVTLPKIRRAASALEGSGIPVRLQVDGGITEETIVRAAEAGADCFVAGSSVYGAEDPQTAIAALRSLGESVRKKWRSHPHTGINLSDGCSCS from the coding sequence ATGTCTGTTGCTATTAATCCGTCTATACTCTCTGCCGACTTTGCAAATTTACAGCACGAGTTAGAACGCATTTCGACTGCGGATGCGGCACATATTGACGTGATGGATAACCACTTTGTACCAAATCTGACGTGGGGGCCTCCGGTTGTTAAGCGTCTGCGCGAAGTTTCGCCCGTGCCTTTTGACGTGCACTTGATGATTGATGATCCTGATCGTTGGGCTCCCCAGTATGCCGACGTAGGCAGCGAATCGGTAACCTTCCACGCGGAGGCGGCTACCGCACCTATTAAACTGGCACGTACTCTGCGAGAATCCGGGGCAAAAGCTGGGTTGGCATTACGCCCGGCAACTGCCGTAGAACCATATCTCGATCTGCTTACAGAAATAGATATGCTCCTGATTATGACAGTGGAACCAGGCTTCGGCGGGCAGAAATTTCTTGATGTCACTTTGCCTAAAATCCGTCGCGCCGCATCAGCGCTTGAAGGGTCCGGTATCCCGGTGCGACTTCAGGTTGATGGCGGGATTACGGAGGAAACGATTGTGCGAGCTGCGGAAGCCGGAGCGGACTGTTTCGTTGCAGGCAGCTCGGTGTATGGGGCAGAAGATCCGCAGACCGCGATTGCTGCTTTGCGTTCTCTAGGAGAGAGTGTACGAAAGAAGTGGAGGTCACATCCTCACACCGGGATAAATCTCTCTGATGGATGCAGTTGTTCTTAA
- a CDS encoding S-layer homology domain-containing protein: MVLLLTKAQRKPFKAATVGALSMSLMGAPFAVPASFAVESPAPQQITAAQAQQVQGIPGQYQIRHSKNGKIFIAGSNRDMSVSTIARLDEKTLQIEAIATLPITRAGTGYNAGYKNLGAFGIDVDDENGTIWVTNTRDNAVSVYDQNNLNLLWTNYGAQEGDESWIEHPREVKVDAASGKAFVTGRYFVSAIDLKTHKVEKIKVGGDEEGKRYISMNTTIHDGKLYVPERTTGKIYVIDTSTFKVLQEIQTHADVEGVDVLPSDIAIDISEQEIYVSAQGSYDRQSGESKGNSGVTVYDLKTGEYKKSIPFGKQALSLVNDEDRDLVYVTDFATGKVGVIDGRADRLIGEVQSASKGANDITLGADGEVYIANKDGFAPDTTIPFGMDYAQGTLTSKEETADSITKVKVTPENMTVENPEVEVKQITPQQETFAGYPAPLTGGDNRTLTNVSYNDIAGNLFENDIIKLGEKSITTGYPDGGFHPLESIERGAMAAYLYRLAGSPEFEAPAESPFSDVPTTHPFYKEIAWLKATGITTGWEDGTFRPEDSINREAMAAFFYRAAGSPEVQQKATFTDVSGSPFVKEISWFQFSKLSTGWPDSTFRPHDSVKRDAMAAYMMRYMGNFDSVKVSAPEPAK, translated from the coding sequence ATGGTTCTTTTGCTCACTAAAGCTCAGCGTAAGCCTTTCAAAGCAGCTACCGTTGGGGCACTTTCGATGTCGCTCATGGGGGCACCTTTTGCAGTGCCCGCGTCCTTTGCGGTAGAGTCTCCTGCCCCGCAGCAGATTACTGCTGCTCAGGCTCAACAGGTGCAGGGGATTCCAGGGCAGTATCAGATTCGCCATTCAAAGAACGGCAAAATCTTCATTGCTGGCTCTAACCGCGATATGTCCGTATCGACTATTGCGCGTCTGGATGAGAAGACTCTCCAGATAGAAGCAATAGCCACCTTACCTATCACCCGAGCCGGTACCGGATACAACGCTGGGTATAAGAATTTGGGTGCCTTTGGTATTGATGTTGACGATGAGAATGGCACCATTTGGGTTACGAATACTCGTGATAACGCTGTGTCTGTGTACGATCAGAATAATCTCAATCTCTTGTGGACCAACTACGGAGCTCAAGAGGGAGATGAAAGTTGGATCGAGCATCCGCGCGAGGTAAAGGTGGATGCTGCCTCCGGCAAAGCATTTGTGACGGGTCGTTACTTCGTATCTGCCATTGATCTGAAGACCCATAAGGTCGAGAAGATCAAAGTGGGTGGAGACGAAGAAGGTAAGCGCTATATCAGTATGAATACCACTATTCATGATGGTAAACTTTACGTTCCCGAGCGCACCACCGGCAAAATCTATGTGATTGACACGAGCACTTTTAAGGTTTTGCAGGAAATTCAGACCCACGCCGATGTCGAAGGCGTTGATGTTCTTCCTTCCGATATTGCCATTGATATTTCTGAACAGGAGATCTACGTCTCTGCACAAGGCAGTTATGACCGTCAGAGCGGCGAGTCTAAGGGTAATTCCGGGGTGACTGTGTATGACCTCAAGACTGGAGAATATAAGAAGTCTATTCCTTTCGGTAAGCAGGCACTTTCGCTTGTCAATGATGAAGATCGTGACCTCGTATACGTTACGGATTTTGCTACCGGTAAGGTTGGCGTGATTGATGGTCGCGCTGATCGTCTTATTGGAGAAGTGCAGTCAGCATCTAAGGGTGCCAACGATATTACCTTGGGTGCTGATGGTGAGGTTTATATCGCTAATAAGGATGGTTTTGCCCCCGATACGACCATTCCCTTCGGTATGGATTACGCCCAGGGAACGCTAACTTCCAAAGAAGAAACTGCTGATTCTATTACCAAGGTGAAGGTTACCCCGGAGAATATGACAGTGGAAAATCCAGAGGTAGAGGTCAAGCAGATCACCCCGCAGCAGGAAACCTTTGCGGGTTACCCTGCCCCTCTGACGGGCGGCGATAACAGGACCCTGACCAACGTGTCGTATAACGATATTGCTGGCAACCTCTTTGAGAACGACATCATCAAGCTGGGGGAGAAGAGCATCACAACCGGTTACCCCGATGGCGGATTCCATCCCTTGGAGAGCATCGAACGTGGAGCAATGGCAGCGTACCTATATCGCCTGGCGGGTTCTCCTGAATTTGAGGCACCCGCGGAATCTCCTTTCAGTGATGTTCCTACAACCCACCCCTTCTATAAGGAAATTGCGTGGCTGAAGGCAACCGGTATTACGACAGGTTGGGAAGACGGTACCTTCCGTCCTGAAGACTCAATAAACCGCGAGGCTATGGCGGCCTTCTTCTATCGTGCCGCAGGATCCCCGGAAGTTCAGCAGAAAGCAACCTTTACGGATGTTTCGGGAAGCCCCTTTGTCAAGGAAATTTCGTGGTTCCAGTTCTCGAAGCTCTCCACCGGTTGGCCTGACAGTACGTTCCGTCCGCATGACTCGGTCAAGCGCGATGCTATGGCAGCCTATATGATGCGTTACATGGGTAATTTTGATTCCGTGAAGGTTTCAGCGCCCGAACCCGCAAAATAG
- a CDS encoding RsmB/NOP family class I SAM-dependent RNA methyltransferase, with protein sequence MTERRYNDKNGSRNPRNRGTSSKRFDGKTSEQRRNERAQRSHDGMKRGGGGASKRNKSGHERNRKQLSSREFSATAPSQRSRSADPARLVAFEVLNAVAQNDSYANLVLPGTIRAHHLDHRDAGFATELTYGTLRSQGTYDAILAHCADRPLEKIGTTTLIVLRMGVHQLLSMRVPAHAALNQSVALARAQIGGGPANFVNAVLRRVSERSREEWYARLEADAKDDTEKFALAKSHPTWIVRSMRQALAAHGRSPAEIQELLEADNQAPVVNLIALPGIGDLQEAFEKGAVEGELVEDSALYSAGDLGRLKSVREGTVRAQDVGSQLVTRALAAAPLEGQDSAWLDLCAGPGGKAALLAALGAQRGARVVANESAAHRAKLVSQSLRPLSPDEYVVLTGDGREISQTLAQNAERLPAGIEPEQKFDRVLVDVPCSGLGALRRRPEARWRKSPRDIADLLPLQRQLLEAACEVTRPGGVIAYVTCSPHAAETQNIVAEILETGKVRLLDTQSILQRVALPSDEGRSALAGDKAPGYRPQVRLKKSSSVRQEDILDEASTTAQLWPHIHGTDAMFLALFRKN encoded by the coding sequence ATGACGGAGCGACGTTATAACGATAAGAATGGCTCACGGAATCCGCGAAATCGCGGTACATCATCGAAACGATTTGACGGTAAGACTAGTGAACAACGCCGAAACGAACGTGCCCAGCGCTCCCACGATGGCATGAAACGCGGCGGAGGTGGTGCTTCCAAACGCAATAAGAGTGGGCATGAGCGCAACCGTAAGCAGCTTTCGTCCCGTGAGTTCTCTGCGACTGCGCCCTCACAGCGCTCACGCTCTGCAGACCCCGCGCGCCTCGTCGCATTTGAGGTTCTCAACGCGGTAGCGCAAAACGACTCCTACGCAAATCTCGTGTTGCCCGGCACGATTCGTGCCCATCATCTTGACCATCGGGATGCGGGCTTTGCCACCGAACTCACCTACGGAACCCTGCGTAGCCAAGGCACCTACGACGCCATTTTAGCGCATTGTGCGGATCGTCCGTTAGAGAAAATCGGTACAACCACGTTGATTGTACTGCGTATGGGCGTTCACCAGCTCTTGAGTATGCGCGTGCCTGCCCATGCAGCCCTTAACCAAAGCGTCGCATTAGCCCGTGCTCAGATCGGCGGTGGTCCCGCGAACTTTGTGAATGCGGTGCTGCGACGCGTCAGTGAGCGTAGCCGTGAGGAGTGGTACGCCCGTCTGGAAGCTGATGCCAAGGACGACACCGAAAAATTTGCGCTCGCAAAATCGCATCCAACCTGGATTGTGCGTTCCATGCGCCAAGCGCTTGCGGCTCATGGCAGGTCTCCGGCCGAAATCCAGGAGCTTCTTGAGGCCGATAACCAGGCACCTGTGGTAAACCTTATAGCACTTCCCGGAATAGGCGACCTGCAGGAAGCCTTCGAGAAAGGCGCGGTAGAGGGCGAACTGGTGGAGGACTCCGCTTTATATTCTGCTGGCGATTTAGGCAGGTTGAAAAGTGTTCGTGAGGGTACTGTGCGCGCACAGGATGTAGGTTCGCAGCTGGTTACTCGCGCGCTTGCTGCAGCTCCTCTTGAAGGGCAAGACTCTGCGTGGCTTGATTTGTGTGCCGGTCCGGGCGGTAAGGCTGCACTGTTGGCGGCTTTGGGCGCGCAGCGTGGTGCTCGGGTGGTGGCGAATGAGTCGGCAGCGCATCGTGCAAAACTGGTTTCACAATCTTTACGTCCGCTTTCTCCCGACGAGTACGTTGTTCTTACCGGGGACGGGCGTGAGATATCCCAAACGCTTGCACAAAATGCTGAGCGGTTACCCGCGGGCATCGAGCCGGAACAGAAATTTGACCGTGTTCTGGTTGATGTTCCCTGCTCGGGGCTAGGCGCCCTTCGCAGGCGTCCGGAGGCACGCTGGCGTAAATCCCCGCGTGATATTGCCGATTTGCTGCCTCTGCAGCGTCAGCTTCTGGAAGCTGCGTGTGAAGTTACGCGACCTGGCGGTGTGATCGCTTATGTAACCTGCTCACCGCATGCTGCTGAGACTCAAAATATTGTTGCGGAGATACTGGAGACTGGAAAAGTGCGTCTGCTGGATACACAGTCGATACTTCAACGCGTTGCCTTGCCGAGCGATGAAGGACGAAGCGCTCTTGCGGGCGATAAGGCTCCCGGGTATCGTCCACAGGTGCGCCTTAAAAAATCCTCCTCGGTTCGTCAGGAAGATATTCTTGATGAAGCATCAACGACTGCACAGCTGTGGCCGCATATTCATGGTACTGATGCTATGTTCCTCGCACTTTTCCGTAAGAATTAG
- the gltX gene encoding glutamate--tRNA ligase, which produces MTEYPGPDLHDSRETRVRFCPSPTGTPHVGMVRTALFNWAYARHTGGKLIFRIEDTDAARDSEESFNQVLDSLHWLGINWDEGVGVGGPHEPYRQSERKREDIYQKVFEKLIEGGYVYEDFSTPDEVRERRKAAGQDPQLGYDNYDRHLSDEQKEAFRAEGRKPVWRLRMPDEDITFNDLVRGEITFKAGSVPDYVVVRSSGDPLYTFVNPVDDALMGVTHVLRGEDLLSSTPRQIALYRALIDTGVTTFIPEFGHLPYVMGQGNKKLSKRDPESNLFLLRDAGFIKEGLLNYLSLLGWSLSADQDVFSVDDLVAHFDIHDVVGNPARFDVKKAEAINGDHIRRLEADDFRNRLVPYLQAAGVVGEELSAHEEQILTEAAPLVQERMQLLGEAPKLLAFLFKADEEITIADDARKQLKESAPQVLAAALEALEALEVWDAASIESALRSAIVEGLEIKPRLAFGPVRIAVSGERISPPLFESMEILGKESSLNRVRALAAELGG; this is translated from the coding sequence ATGACCGAATATCCCGGTCCCGATCTGCACGATTCACGCGAAACTCGCGTACGTTTTTGCCCTTCACCGACCGGAACTCCGCATGTGGGCATGGTACGTACAGCCCTGTTTAACTGGGCTTATGCGCGCCATACCGGCGGTAAGCTCATTTTCCGTATTGAGGATACCGATGCGGCACGCGATTCGGAAGAATCGTTCAACCAAGTGCTCGACAGTCTGCACTGGCTGGGCATTAACTGGGACGAAGGTGTGGGCGTAGGCGGCCCCCATGAACCGTATCGTCAGTCTGAACGCAAACGTGAGGACATTTACCAGAAGGTTTTCGAGAAGCTCATTGAGGGCGGGTATGTCTATGAGGATTTCTCGACCCCCGATGAGGTGCGGGAACGCCGTAAAGCAGCGGGGCAGGATCCTCAGCTCGGCTACGATAACTATGATCGTCACCTGAGTGACGAGCAGAAAGAGGCTTTCCGCGCCGAAGGCCGTAAACCCGTATGGCGTTTGCGTATGCCCGATGAGGATATTACGTTCAACGACCTTGTACGTGGTGAGATTACCTTCAAAGCCGGGTCTGTCCCGGACTACGTTGTGGTGCGTTCTAGCGGTGACCCCCTGTATACTTTCGTGAACCCTGTGGACGATGCTTTGATGGGCGTAACCCACGTGCTTCGCGGCGAAGATCTATTGTCTTCAACTCCGCGCCAAATTGCACTGTACCGGGCACTGATTGATACGGGCGTTACCACATTTATCCCCGAGTTTGGGCATCTTCCCTATGTGATGGGGCAGGGTAATAAGAAACTGTCGAAGCGCGATCCCGAATCGAATCTCTTCCTGCTGCGCGATGCCGGATTTATTAAAGAAGGTCTGCTGAATTACCTGTCTCTGCTAGGCTGGTCACTATCCGCAGATCAGGACGTTTTCTCAGTCGATGACCTAGTGGCGCACTTCGACATTCACGATGTGGTAGGCAATCCGGCACGTTTTGACGTCAAGAAGGCAGAGGCTATTAACGGCGATCATATTCGTCGTTTGGAGGCGGACGATTTCCGAAACCGCCTGGTGCCCTATCTGCAGGCCGCTGGCGTTGTTGGTGAGGAACTTTCAGCACATGAAGAGCAGATTCTGACAGAGGCTGCTCCCTTGGTGCAGGAACGTATGCAGCTCTTGGGTGAAGCCCCGAAGCTTCTTGCATTCCTCTTCAAAGCTGATGAAGAGATCACGATTGCCGATGACGCCCGTAAACAGCTTAAAGAATCTGCACCTCAGGTTCTTGCTGCCGCTTTAGAGGCACTTGAAGCCCTCGAAGTCTGGGATGCGGCAAGTATCGAATCTGCCCTGCGCTCCGCTATCGTGGAGGGGCTTGAGATCAAACCGCGTTTGGCATTCGGACCGGTACGTATCGCCGTTTCAGGTGAGCGTATTTCGCCCCCGCTCTTTGAATCCATGGAGATTCTGGGGAAGGAATCTTCTCTCAACCGTGTGCGGGCTTTGGCTGCTGAGCTCGGGGGGTAG
- a CDS encoding branched-chain amino acid aminotransferase, producing MALEFSREKNPAPASDERRAEILADPGFGDYFTDHMVSIDWNGDYKTGGEWSNARVHAYGPLSLDPAAAVFHYGQEIFEGIKGYRHSDGSVWTFRPEKNAARLNRSAHRMALPQLPEETFIESLKQLVQADEKWVPSGEGEAFYFRPFMIATEAYLGVRPARHVEYHVIGSPAGNYFGTPEPVDIWLSTKYARAGEGGTGTAKCGGNYAAAMIAQLEGEENGCKQVIFKDPHRNDALEELGGMNVFFIYGKENKLVTPELTGTILEGVTRSSILQLAKDRGMTVEERPITLSEWRDGVASGDITEVCACGTAAVIAPIGKLKATDFEIPAASEGFGEISKSLREELVGIQTGTVEDRHGWMTRLV from the coding sequence ATGGCACTTGAATTTAGCCGTGAAAAGAACCCCGCCCCCGCGAGTGACGAACGCCGAGCCGAGATTCTTGCCGACCCCGGATTTGGCGACTATTTTACGGATCATATGGTCAGCATCGACTGGAACGGTGATTATAAAACCGGCGGTGAATGGTCGAATGCGCGGGTGCACGCCTACGGTCCGCTCAGTTTAGATCCCGCCGCTGCGGTTTTTCACTATGGCCAGGAAATCTTCGAGGGTATTAAAGGCTACCGTCATTCGGATGGGTCAGTGTGGACATTCCGACCTGAGAAGAACGCGGCGCGCCTGAACCGCTCGGCGCATCGTATGGCACTGCCTCAGCTGCCCGAAGAGACCTTTATCGAGTCCCTGAAGCAGCTGGTACAGGCAGACGAAAAATGGGTTCCCAGCGGTGAGGGAGAGGCGTTTTACTTCCGTCCGTTTATGATTGCGACCGAGGCATATCTGGGGGTTCGCCCTGCTCGTCACGTGGAGTATCACGTGATTGGGTCGCCTGCTGGCAACTACTTCGGTACCCCCGAGCCGGTGGACATCTGGCTGTCCACGAAGTATGCTCGCGCTGGTGAAGGCGGTACTGGCACCGCAAAATGCGGCGGTAACTATGCTGCCGCCATGATCGCCCAACTTGAAGGTGAAGAAAACGGCTGTAAACAGGTGATCTTCAAAGACCCGCACCGTAACGATGCTCTTGAAGAGCTGGGCGGCATGAACGTATTCTTCATCTACGGTAAAGAGAATAAGTTGGTAACCCCCGAACTTACCGGAACTATTCTAGAGGGCGTTACCCGTTCCTCGATTTTGCAGCTGGCGAAGGATCGCGGAATGACCGTTGAGGAACGCCCCATCACCCTCAGCGAGTGGCGTGACGGTGTGGCTTCTGGCGATATTACAGAGGTGTGTGCCTGCGGTACCGCAGCGGTTATTGCCCCTATTGGAAAGCTCAAGGCTACTGATTTTGAGATTCCTGCGGCTTCCGAAGGATTTGGCGAGATTTCCAAGAGCCTGCGTGAAGAGCTCGTGGGTATTCAGACCGGTACAGTAGAGGACCGTCATGGCTGGATGACCCGCCTCGTCTAA
- the def gene encoding peptide deformylase — MTILSIRTVGDPVLRSECEPITVFDRELAKLIDDMLDTMYDVEGVGLAGPQIGISKQIFTFGGIDGREGYIINPVLETGTEPQEGGEGCLSVPGIKSDTPRMNWARVRGVDKTGKPLVLEGEGLFARMLQHETDHLHGKLFIDRLVGEDRKRVMRTIRAADYNKVAAQTSAERAMRVGGSFGASLGSFRA, encoded by the coding sequence ATGACAATTCTGAGTATCCGTACCGTAGGCGACCCCGTTCTTCGCAGCGAATGTGAGCCTATCACCGTTTTTGATCGGGAGCTTGCCAAACTGATCGACGATATGCTTGACACCATGTACGACGTTGAGGGAGTCGGGCTGGCTGGGCCTCAGATTGGTATCTCCAAACAAATTTTTACCTTTGGCGGCATTGACGGCCGCGAAGGATATATTATCAATCCCGTACTTGAGACCGGAACGGAGCCTCAAGAGGGAGGGGAAGGATGCCTGTCGGTACCCGGTATAAAATCAGATACTCCGCGCATGAACTGGGCACGGGTGAGAGGCGTAGACAAGACGGGAAAGCCCCTAGTGCTTGAAGGGGAAGGACTATTTGCGCGTATGCTCCAACACGAAACCGACCATCTTCACGGCAAACTCTTTATCGATCGCCTTGTCGGCGAAGATCGTAAACGGGTTATGCGCACCATCCGAGCTGCAGACTACAACAAGGTGGCAGCGCAGACCTCTGCCGAACGAGCAATGCGGGTTGGAGGAAGCTTCGGCGCCTCCCTAGGCAGCTTCAGAGCATAG